agTGATTATTTTGAACAAAGAACACTAAGTACCTACATACATTCAAGGAGTacatggagaagcatgagaaatgtATGATGGTATTTAATGGAAGCAGTTTAGTGGTCATGGAATGgattataattgattataatatTTTGATAAGCCCTGAATAAATAGTACCCTTTGATCTCTACTCAGATTCTACAAGGTCATTATATTATCGTAAATATTAACATTCCTGGAACACAACTAATGACAGAGCAATGCATAGAAATTACCTGTATTAAATCTTTCAATCTTCCAGGCAAACCTTTAACTTCAAGTGGATCCATTTTATAACTAGAAAGTGATAGAAATATATGTAAACATAGGCACAattcttaaatattatattttactcATACTCCTATTCTGGAAACAAGGACGAAAAGCAGGGAAGCCAAAAGGAGCAAGAGGAAACATTGTTATATCCTATTAAccaaaatgaaatagagaaaataaaagttttaatgtGAGGCAATATATGAACTTAGATTAATTCCTTCTACATGTGGCTCCTGCATGTTTCTTAGGGTTTATTTGTCAGACTCTTCATGGCCAAGGGAAATGTTCCTAAGATGCCCAACTCTAGCACAGTGACTGAATTCCTGCTTACAAGGTTTTCTGATGTGTGGGAGCTCAGGGCCTTACATGCCATGCTATTCCTACTGATGTACTTGGCAACTCTGATGGGGAATCTTCTCATTGTCATAATAATCACCTTCAATTGGAAacttcacacccccatgtatttcttcattaGGAATCTGTCTGTCTTAGACATGTGCTACATTTCTGTCACGGTCCCCAAAGCATGTGCCATTTTCCTGCTTGACGACAGGACAATCTCCATGGCTGGATGTGCAGCTCAGATCTTCCTCGTGCTTGCATTTGCTACAGTAGAGCTGCTGTTCCTCACCATCATGGCCcgtgaccgctatgtggccatctgccggCCCCTCCACTACCCTGTGATCATGAACCCTCAGGTCTGTGTGCAGATGACTCTGGCCTCTGTACTCAGTGGTCTGGTCCACTCTGGATTCCACACTGGCAACACATTCCAACTGCCCTTCTGTCGGTCCAACGTGGTgcatcagttcttctgtgacgTTCCCTCTCTTCTCAAGCTTTCCTGCTCTGAGAccttaaacaatgaaattttaattttcatctctgCAGTGGTGATTGCTGGTGGCTGCTTTGTCTTCATCATCATGtcttatattcacatattttctactgtgctcAAGTTTCCAACCAGGGGTGAGCGTGGAAAGGCCTTTTCCACCTGTGTCCCTCACATCCTCGTGGTGAGCATCTTTCTCAGCTCAGGTGCTGCTGTGAATGTGAAGCCAACCTCCAGCTCACCCACAGTTCAGGACATGATCACCTCTGTGTTCTATTCTATAGTCCCTCCTTTCTTGAATCCTataatctatagtcttagaaacaaacAGATAAAGGAGGCTGTAAAGAGAGTCATGAGGAGAAAGCTTTGTTTAGGGAAAAGATAGCATACTTGTTTGAAGATGAAATTTTCAATcatgaaaaaatatcaaattttggACTAGTGTTTTAGGGAATTCCTGTTTACCTGTGATTCATTAGTGCTCTCCTTGATCACAAAGAGCGACTTACTTGCAACTGTATTTTGGTCTTGATTAGCTCCTGCACTTACTTTATATTGACTTTGCAAAAGATCTAGGCACTGACCAAGCACAGCAGATTGCGGTTTCCAGGTTCACTCCCAAGTGGCCCCAAAGAGGTGGGGCACCTTTCAGGAAGTTTCCTACCTGTGGTATGTGTTTTAAAATTGGCAGTGCTGTTTAGACAATGTAACACTCTTTGGCTGTGTACAAAAACAAGCTGATTTTAAGAAACCAATGTTTCAGAGAAGAGGGGAGACCTGCTATGGCATCCTCTTCTGGAGAGTTTACTCGAATGTACTGCATATTGGAGAGTGTCTTGATCCAAAGAACACTAATAGCTGTGTGTCCCTTAATGCCCtcctgttttaatttcattttaaaatctccATAGCATTGGGCCTTGGACtgattattgttgttgtttttccagcAGAATTAACAGTATGTAGGAGAAGAGCAAAATTTCATAGTGGCCTAATATTTTGTGAATCTTGAAGGTATATGATGGTGTG
This genomic stretch from Dasypus novemcinctus isolate mDasNov1 chromosome 21, mDasNov1.1.hap2, whole genome shotgun sequence harbors:
- the LOC131274893 gene encoding olfactory receptor 14C36-like — its product is MPNSSTVTEFLLTRFSDVWELRALHAMLFLLMYLATLMGNLLIVIIITFNWKLHTPMYFFIRNLSVLDMCYISVTVPKACAIFLLDDRTISMAGCAAQIFLVLAFATVELLFLTIMARDRYVAICRPLHYPVIMNPQVCVQMTLASVLSGLVHSGFHTGNTFQLPFCRSNVVHQFFCDVPSLLKLSCSETLNNEILIFISAVVIAGGCFVFIIMSYIHIFSTVLKFPTRGERGKAFSTCVPHILVVSIFLSSGAAVNVKPTSSSPTVQDMITSVFYSIVPPFLNPIIYSLRNKQIKEAVKRVMRRKLCLGKR